One segment of Nomascus leucogenys isolate Asia chromosome 20, Asia_NLE_v1, whole genome shotgun sequence DNA contains the following:
- the LOC115831940 gene encoding collagen alpha-2(I) chain-like: protein MCQTELQGACLALAARVNPRFCVPEVRGLCGLCWGRWGRRLGGKLDRAWTKKWVDWNLCLQRAPGRGWCEQKCGCWNDGADPRVDRGLRDGPGSPGSGHDPRLASPSLWLPKFLTTATGPRDPGKQPFGAPSRTPVPLGGCGQVPGRLFWNSGGSGISTFLCGCEPLAQGDHWSPDGPGTQRVRPRLHSSLPSRSGGRPRSLSEPGQAGSQPLPVVPSSPGLPSPGGARAGPGDAIVTSSPAASVSKQVLPGFIFSSGWGWTLTLKQARQWQPQAVCGHLGPERPRQQECRSPREASPPFTLGGPDSGPRSRGR, encoded by the exons ATGTGCCAGAC GGAGCTCCAGGGGGCATGTCTGGCCTTGGCTGCCAGGGTGAACCCCAGGTTCTGTGTCCCAGAGGTGAGAGGCCTCTGCGGTCTGTGCTGGGGAAGATGGGGAAGACGCCTGGGAGGGAAACTTGACCGCGCCTGGACAAAGAAATGGGTAGATTGGAATCTGTGCCTGCAGCGGGCACCTGGCAGGGGCTGGTGTGAGCAGAAGTGTGGGTGTTGGAATGATGGTGCCGACCCCAGGGTGGACAGGGGGCTGCGAGATGGACCAGGGAGCCCTGGGTCAGGCCATGATccacgcctggcctctccctccctctggctCCCCAAGTTCCTCACCACGGCCACTGGGCCCAGGGACCCCGGCAAACAGCCTTTTGGGGCACCCAGCAGGACCCCTGTGCCACTGGGTGGCTGCGGGCAGGTCCCGGGCCGTCTGTTCTGGAACAGTGGAGGATCTGGGATCAGCACCTTCCTGTGTGGCTGTGAGCCCCTCGCCCAGGGTGACCACTGGAGCCCAGATGGCCCCGGGACTCAGAGGGTCCGGCCCAGACTCCACAGTTCCCTTCCTTCCAGGAGCGGAGGGAGGCCCAGGAGCTTGTCTGAGCCAGGCCAGGCAGGGTCCCAGCCCCTCCCAGTGGTTCCCAGCAGTCCCGGGCTGCCTTCTCCAGGTGGGGCCAGGGCGGGGCCGGGGGATGCCATAGTGACAAGCTCACCTGCTGCTTCAGTCTCAAAACAAGTGCTCCCGGGTTTCATTTTCAGCTCTGGCTGGGGATGGACCCTGACCCTCAAACAGGCCAGACAGTGGCAGCCACAGGCTGTGTGTGGGCACCTGGGGCCTGAGCGCCCTCGGCAGCAGGAGTGCAGATCTCCCCGTGAGGCGTCTCCCCCATTCACCCTGGGAGGCCCAGACAGTGGCCCGAGGTCACGTGGCAGGTAG